The nucleotide sequence CAACTTTGCTCACAGTCAATTCCATTGCAATCCTCAAATATCTTTATATTGATATCTTTCCTTTCACTACGTATTATTTTAACTAAGGAATTTATTATATTTTTTCCACTATTCTTCGTAGTATTTATATTTATGCCTAAATTTTTCATAGTTCCTCCCCATTAAGCTCGTGATGCGCTATATTTACCACTTTCTCAATTTCGTCATTATTAAAACACGAGCAGTCCCCATTAGACTTAGCAAAATAAATTAAATACTCTATATTTCCTTCGGGACCCTTTACAGGAGAATAATCTAAATTTAAAATTTTGACACTATATTTAGATAAAAATTCTACAATATTTGTTATGACTTCTTTATGTGTGCTCTTCTCCTTCACAACTCCCTTTTTACCAACCTTTTCTCTTCCTGCTTCAAACTGGGGCTTTATTAAAGCTATTATTTTCCCTTCATTCTTTAACAACTGAATAACAACAGGTATAACCTTTTTCAGTGATATAAATGATACATCTATACTTGCAAAGTCTGTAAATTCACCTATATCTTCAGGTTTAACATATCTTATATTGGTTCTTTCCATACATACAACTCTATCGTCGGTTCTAAGCTTCCATGCAAATTGTCCATATCCGACATCGATCGCATAGACTTTTTTAGCACCATTTTTAAGCATGCAGTCTGTAAATCCTCCTGTTGATGCACCTATATCCATACATATTTTATCGTTTAAATCTATATTAAAATTCTTTACAGCTTTCTGAAGTTTTAATCCACCACGGCTTACAAATGGCATATGCTTTCCTTTAAATTCAATATTAGAGCTTTCTTGCACTTTTTGACCACATTTATCAACTCTCTGATTGTCGATAAATATTTCTCCAGCCATTATACTTGCCTTCGCTCTTTCTCTCGATGTAAAAATACCTTTTTTAACTAATAACGTATCAAGTCTTTCTTTATTTTCTGACATAGTAAACTCCTTTATTTAACTAGTTTCAATATACTATTCACAATTCCCTCGACATCTAATCCATGCAATTTATATAATATATCCAATTTACCATGAGGTATAAACTCATCTCTAAAACCAAGAATTGAAACTTTAACATTCTTATCTAATGTACTCACATATTCAAGTATAGATGAACCAAGTCCACCATGCTTAATATTATCTTCTATAGTGACTATCTTCATATTATTTTGAACTAATTCATTTAACATTAATTCATCTATCGGTTTAACAAAGCATGCACTTATAACTTTAACCTTTACACCAAGGTCAAGCAATTTATTCCTTGCAAGAACTGCATTTTCAACCATCTTACCCTGAGCTATTACAGCTATATCGCCCTCACCACAAATAAATTCCCATTTCCCTGGTTTAAAACCTTCAAGTGGACTTAACTTAACTTCACCACTATCTCCACCACGCGGATACCTTATTGCTATTGGATATTTCTGCTGGACAGCCCATTTTAG is from Clostridium fermenticellae and encodes:
- a CDS encoding TlyA family RNA methyltransferase; translated protein: MSENKERLDTLLVKKGIFTSRERAKASIMAGEIFIDNQRVDKCGQKVQESSNIEFKGKHMPFVSRGGLKLQKAVKNFNIDLNDKICMDIGASTGGFTDCMLKNGAKKVYAIDVGYGQFAWKLRTDDRVVCMERTNIRYVKPEDIGEFTDFASIDVSFISLKKVIPVVIQLLKNEGKIIALIKPQFEAGREKVGKKGVVKEKSTHKEVITNIVEFLSKYSVKILNLDYSPVKGPEGNIEYLIYFAKSNGDCSCFNNDEIEKVVNIAHHELNGEEL